The Montipora capricornis isolate CH-2021 chromosome 3, ASM3666992v2, whole genome shotgun sequence genome window below encodes:
- the LOC138042418 gene encoding tetratricopeptide repeat protein 28-like — translation MVDKKLDLLKQHMQELSVAGKEGDRKGKGLAYFNLGRYYQGTADFNQAITNYTEALAVFKEVGFRAGEGAAYGNLGNAFISLGNFKQAIEYHHQRLSIAKEVGDRAGEGRAYCNLGNAYQSLGNFKQAIEYHHQDLSIAKEVGDRAGEGAAYGNLGNAYDSLGNFKQAIEYHHQDLSITKEVGDRAGEGRAYCNLGNAYQSLGNFKQAIEYHHQHLSIAKEVGDRAGEGRAYCKLGNAYQSLGNFKQAIEYHHQDLSIAKEVGDRAGEGRAYCKLGNAYQSLGNFKQAIEYHHQDLSIAKEVGDRAGEGRAYGNLGNAYQSLGNFKQAIEYHHQHLSIAKEVGDRAGEGRAYGNLGNAYQSLGNFKQAIEYHHQHLSITKEVGDRAGEGRAYCNLGNDYDSLGNFKQAMKYHHQDLSIAKEVGDRAGEGAAYGNLGNACKSLGNFKQAIEYHHQDLSIAKEVGDRAGEGAAYGNLGNAYQSLGNFKQAIEYHHQRLSIAKEVGDRAGEGRAYGNLGNAYRSLGNFKQAIEYHHQHLSIAKEVGDRAGEGAAYGNLGNAYQSLGNFKQAIEYHHQRLSIAKEVGDRAGEGRAYGNLGNAYQSLGNFKQAIEYHRQHLSIAKEVGDRAGEGKAYCNLGNAYQSLGNFKQAIEYHHQDLSIAKEVGDRAGEGAAYGNLGNAYQSLGNFKQAIEYHHQRLSIAKEVGDRAGEGTAYGNLGNPYDSLGNFKQAIEYHHQHLSIAKEVGDRAGEGRAYCNLGNAYQSLGNFKQAIEYHYQDLSIAKEVGDRAGEGAAYGNLGNAYDSLGNFKQAIEYHHQHLSIAKEVGDRAGEGRAYGNLGNAYKSRGNFKQAIEYHHQHLSIAKEVGDRAGEGRAYGNLGNAYKSLGNFKQAIEYHHQHLSIAKEVGDRAGEGAAYGNLGNAYQSLGNFKQAIKYHHQHLSIAKEVGDRAGEGRAHGSLGNAYQSLGNFKQAIEYHHQDLGIAKEVGDRAGEGRAYCNLGNAYQSLGNFKQAIEYHHQDLGIAKEVGDRAGEGIAYCNLGNAYQSLGNFKQAIEYHYQDLSICQETEDPIGLAIACYDIGHVHEFFGSLSKALNYYHLSVYYFDEVRRLLQSEDAWKISFRDTKGFAYTALWTALLKNGEVDEALYAAEQGRAQALADILKMQYSVDEKPMMKVTISLVMRDLPSQTVFTALEGNTISFWLLRDDIGINFRQKEIENGSAKSLMESTFKEIGVGTVVQCENRSLDRQRNDFLCSREAVEETVHSLSFPVNCLQLLYDVLVSPIADLLQEDELVFVPDGPFCLAPFSALSDSVRIRAIPSLTALKVIASAPDNFQNKNEALLVGDPCLKEVTWGTSEPMYEQLPCAKKEVEVIGKLLHTTPLIGQNATKAEVLKRMKSVALIHIAAHGDDQFGEIALAPNPKRTSQIPEEEDYMLTLSDVQAVHLQARLVVLSCCHSGQGEVKSEGIVGIARAFLCAGARSVLVSLWAIDDKATLMFMKSFYEHLASRKSASTALHHAMKSLRETYSAIKYWAPFVLIGDDVTFEFGQHKHEKNET, via the exons ATGGTGGATAAAAAGTTGGACCTTTTGAAGCAACATATGCAAGAACTTAGCGTTGCAGGAAAGGAGGGAGACAGAAAAGGCAAGGGtttggcttatttcaatctTGGTAGATACTATCAGGGCACAGCTGACTTTAATCAGGCCATAACaaattacacagaagcattagcCGTTTTTAAGGAAGTGGGTttcagggccggagaaggagcggcctatggaaatctcggcaacgcttttataagtcttggtaatttcaagcaagccatagagtaccaccatcaacgtcttagtattgcaaaagaggtaggggacagggccggagaaggaagagcttattgcaatctcggcaacgcttatcaaagtcttggtaatttcaaacaagccatagagtaccaccatcaagatcttagtattgcaaaagaggtaggggacagggccggagaaggagcggcctatggaaatctcggcaacgcttatgacagtcttggtaatttcaagcaagccatagagtaccaccatcaagatcttagtattacaaaagaggtaggggacagggccggagaaggaagagcttattgcaatctcggcaacgcttatcaaagtcttggtaatttcaagcaagccatagagtaccaccatcaacatcttagtattgcaaaagaggtaggggacagggccggagaaggaagagcttattgcaagctcggcaacgcttatcaaagtcttggtaatttcaagcaagccatagagtaccaccatcaagatcttagtattgcaaaagaggtaggggacagggccggagaaggaagagcttattgcaagctcggcaacgcttatcaaagtcttggtaatttcaagcaagccatagagtaccaccatcaagatcttagtattgcaaaagaggtaggggacagggccggagaaggaagagcttatggcaatctcggcaacgcttatcaaagtcttggtaatttcaagcaagccatagagtaccaccatcaacatcttagtattgcaaaagaggtaggggacagggccggagaaggaagagcttatggcaatctcggcaacgcttatcaaagtcttggtaatttcaagcaagccatagagtaccaccatcaacatcttagtattacaaaagaggtaggggacagggccggagaaggaagagcttattgcaatctcggcaacgattatgacagtcttggtaatttcaaacaagccatgaagtaccaccatcaagatcttagtattgcaaaagaggtaggggacagggccggagaaggagcggcctatggaaatctcggcaacgcttgtaaaagtcttggtaatttcaagcaagccatagagtaccaccatcaagatcttagtattgcaaaagaagtaggcgacagggccggagaaggagcggcctatggaaatctcggcaacgcttatcaaagtcttggtaatttcaagcaagccatagagtaccaccatcaacgtcttagtattgcaaaagaggtaggggacagggccggagaaggaagagcttatggcaatctcggcaacgcttatcgaagtcttggtaatttcaagcaagccatagagtaccaccatcaacatcttagtattgcaaaagaggtaggggacagggccggagaaggagcggcctatggaaatctcggcaacgcttatcaaagtcttggtaatttcaagcaagccatagagtaccaccatcaacgtcttagtattgcaaaagaggtaggggacagggccggagaaggaagagcttatggcaatctcggcaacgcttatcaaagtcttggtaatttcaagcaagccatagagtaccatcgtcaacatcttagtattgcaaaagaggtaggggacagggccggagaaggaaaagcttattgcaatctcggcaacgcttatcaaagtcttggtaatttcaaacaagccatagagtaccaccatcaagatcttagtattgcaaaagaggtaggggacagggcgggagaaggagcggcctatggaaatctcggcaacgcttatcaaagtcttggtaatttcaagcaagccatagagtaccaccatcaacgtcttagtattgcaaaagaggtaggggacagggccggagaaggaacagcttatggcaatctcggcaacccttatgacagtcttggtaatttcaaacaagccatagagtaccaccatcaacatcttagtattgcaaaagaggtaggggacagggccggagaaggaagagcttattgcaatctcggcaacgcttatcaaagtcttggtaatttcaaacaagccatagagtaccactatcaagatcttagtattgcaaaagaggtaggggacagggcgggagaaggagcggcctatggaaatctcggcaacgcttatgacagtcttggtaatttcaagcaagccatagagtaccaccatcaacatcttagtattgcaaaagaggtaggggacagggccggagaaggaagagcttatggcaatctcggcaacgcttataaaAGTCGTGGTAATTTCaaacaagccatagagtaccaccatcaacatcttagtattgcaaaagaggtaggggacagggccggagaaggaagagcttatggcaatctcggcaacgcttataaaagtcttggtaatttcaaacaagccatagagtaccaccatcaacatcttagtattgcaaaagaggtaggggacagggccggagaaggagcggcctatggaaatctcggcaacgcttatcaaagtcttggtaatttcaagcaagccataaagtaccaccatcaacatcttagtattgcaaaagaggtaggggacagggccggagaaggaagagctcaTGGCagtctcggcaacgcttatcaaagtcttggtaatttcaaacaagccatagagtaccaccatcaagatcttggtattgcaaaagaggtaggggacagggccggagaaggaagagcttattgcaatctcggcaacgcttatcaaagtcttggtaatttcaaacaagccatagagtaccaccatcaagatcttggtattgcaaaagaagtaggggacagggccggagaaggaatagcttattgcaatctcggcaacgcttatcaaagtcttggtaatttcaagcaagccatagagtaccactatcaagatcttagtatttgCCAGGAAACAGAGGACCCAATAGGGCTGGCAATCGCATGTTATGATATTGGTCATGTTCATGAATTTTTTGGCTCCTTGAGCAAAGCTCTTAATTACTATCATCTAAgcgtttattattttgatgaagttaggcgtcttcttcagtcagaggatgcatggaaaataagctttcgtgacaCAAAGGGGTTTGCGTACACCGCTCTGTGGACAGCActcttgaagaatggagaggttgatgaagctttgtatgctgctgagcaaggacgagcacaggctttggcAGACATTTTAAAGATGCAATACAGCGTTGATGAGAAACCTATGATGAAGGTAACTATCTCTTTGGTTATGAGAgatctaccttcacaaactgttttcacagcacttgaagggaacacgatcagcttctggttgctAAGAGATGATATCGGgataaattttagacaaaaggaaatcgaaaatgGAAGTGCCAAATCACTGATGGAAAGTACTTTTAAAGAGATCGGTGTGGGAACTGTTGTACAATGCGAGAATCGTTCCCTTGACAGACAACGCAATGACTTCCTGTGCAGTAGGGAAGCTGTTGAGGAAACAGTTCACTCCTTGAGCTTCCCTGTGAACTGTTTACAGCTcttgtatgatgtcttagtcAGCCCTATCGCAGACTTGCTCCAGGAAGATGAGTTAGTCTTTGTAcctgatggaccattttgcttggctcctttttctgcattgagtgactctgtcaggatccgtgcAATCCCCTCGCTGACCGCTTTAAAAGTGATAGCTAGTGCACCTGACAACTTCCAAAATAAAAACGAAGCGCTGCTTGTGGGCGATCCGTGCTTGAAGGAAGTCACTTGGGGTACCAGTGAGCCCATGTATGAACAGTTGCCATGCGCGAAAAAAGAGGTGGAGGTGATTGGAAAACTTCTGCACACCACACCTCTTATAGGTCAAAATGCAACCAAAGCTGAGGtactgaaaagaatgaagtcagttgccTTAATCCACATCGCTGCACATGGAGATGACCaatttggagaaattgctttggccccaaatcccaAACGCACATCACAGATCCCGgaagaggaagattacatgttaacGTTGAGCGATGTTCAAGCAGTTCACCTtcaggcaagactggttgtgctgagttgctgtcatagtggccagggagaggtgaaatctgagggtattgtgggaatagccagggctttcctgtgtgctggtgcccgatctgttctggtgtcactctgggcaatcgatGACAAGGCGACCTTGATGTTCATGAAAAGTTTCTATGAACACTTAGCAAGTAGGAAAAGTGCAAGTACagctcttcaccatgctatgaaatctcttcgggagACTTATTCTGCCAtaaaatactgggcgccatttgtgctaattggcgaTGACGTCACCTTTGAATTTGGGCAACACAAAcacgaaaagaatg aaacgtga